Proteins encoded by one window of Aquipuribacter hungaricus:
- a CDS encoding ArgE/DapE family deacylase codes for PGPRRPASTDAGRRSAWHGRVLHAVDADREAMVALLARLVREPSVGGTDEENSAQALLADVMASDGLDVDHWQVPLEETLAAPGFPGVEVDRDEAWGLVGRLPGSGDGPSLMLQGHVDVVPAGPDAAWRDGSPWSGRVVGGDLLGRGTCDMKGGLVAATWAVRALRRAGVPLRGDVLLASVQGEEDGGLGSFAMLDRGWRADACVVPEPTSLDVVPANAGALTFRLGVPGAATHASRRLDGVSALEKLWPVWRALTDLERRRNTEVDPLMRRWELPYPISLGTVRGGVWASSVPDLVEVEGRLGVALDEPVEHARAALEDAVAAACADDPWLRLHPVQVTWWGGQFAPGRTDPGSPFVAGLRAARAVSGGPGTPEPGLWGAPYGSDLRLLAGAGIPTVQFGPGDAGLAHSTEERVPLAEVLAVARTLAVLAVDTCGVG; via the coding sequence TGCCCGGGCCCCGGCGGCCGGCCTCCACCGACGCGGGCCGCCGCAGCGCGTGGCACGGCCGCGTCCTGCACGCCGTCGACGCCGACCGCGAGGCGATGGTCGCCCTGCTCGCCCGGCTGGTGCGCGAGCCCAGCGTCGGCGGCACCGACGAGGAGAACTCGGCGCAGGCCCTGCTCGCCGACGTCATGGCCTCCGACGGGCTGGACGTCGACCACTGGCAGGTGCCGCTGGAGGAGACCCTCGCCGCACCGGGCTTCCCCGGCGTCGAGGTCGACCGCGACGAGGCCTGGGGCCTGGTCGGCAGGCTGCCCGGCAGCGGGGACGGCCCCTCGCTCATGCTGCAGGGCCACGTCGACGTCGTCCCGGCCGGGCCGGACGCCGCCTGGCGGGACGGGTCGCCCTGGTCCGGGCGGGTGGTGGGCGGCGACCTGCTCGGGCGCGGCACCTGCGACATGAAGGGCGGGCTCGTGGCCGCGACCTGGGCCGTGCGCGCGCTGCGCAGGGCCGGCGTGCCGCTGCGGGGGGACGTGCTGCTGGCCAGCGTGCAGGGCGAGGAGGACGGCGGGCTGGGCAGCTTCGCCATGCTCGACCGCGGCTGGCGTGCCGACGCCTGCGTGGTGCCCGAGCCGACCAGCCTCGACGTGGTGCCCGCCAACGCCGGTGCCCTCACCTTCCGGCTCGGCGTGCCCGGCGCCGCCACCCACGCCTCACGGCGCCTCGACGGCGTGAGCGCACTGGAGAAGCTGTGGCCCGTCTGGCGCGCCCTCACCGACCTCGAGCGCCGGCGCAACACCGAAGTCGACCCGCTCATGCGTCGCTGGGAGCTGCCCTACCCGATCAGCCTCGGCACGGTCCGCGGCGGGGTGTGGGCGTCCTCCGTGCCCGACCTCGTCGAGGTCGAGGGCCGGCTCGGCGTCGCCCTGGACGAGCCGGTCGAGCACGCCCGCGCCGCCCTGGAGGACGCCGTGGCCGCGGCCTGCGCCGACGACCCCTGGCTCCGCCTCCACCCGGTGCAGGTCACGTGGTGGGGCGGCCAGTTCGCCCCCGGCCGGACCGACCCCGGCTCCCCGTTCGTCGCGGGCCTCCGCGCGGCCCGGGCGGTGTCGGGCGGCCCCGGCACGCCCGAGCCGGGGCTCTGGGGCGCCCCCTACGGCAGCGACCTGCGCCTGCTCGCCGGCGCCGGCATCCCCACGGTGCAGTTCGGCCCCGGCGACGCGGGCCTGGCGCACAGCACCGAGGAGCGGGTGCCCCTGGCCGAGGTGCTCGCCGTCGCCCGCACCCTCGCGGTGCTCGCGGTCGACACCTGCGGGGTCGGCTGA